A single genomic interval of Litoreibacter ponti harbors:
- a CDS encoding class I SAM-dependent methyltransferase codes for MSDVKAQYEAFPYPERDPADEKKRLITGSPSHPLELDHHLFGGLRDWSKGTRILVAGGGTGDALIQLAQVLTSARKDYEITYIDLSEASREIAEARARVRGLKNITFVTGSLLDAGHYGPFDYIDCCGVLHHLPEPQTGFDALASALAPGGGLGLMVYAPYGRAGVYPLQQAFGALTAGLSPKAQLDAAKVMFDKLPDGHPFKRNPHLVDHKQSDAGFYDLLLHSQDRPYRIDELAQTLGQAGLQIVGVPQPYLYDLERFSERGDLTGIEAMALAEKLDGTIKTHVVYAAGSEPPTPGATNEAVPHLRGVAGPALAKRVAAGGAVPVTLNGVKHEVQLPKASAAILAGIDGRRDTAALKKGCGLDGLGWAATWPQTTRMLDQFGLLLYSRLLA; via the coding sequence ATGTCGGACGTCAAAGCCCAGTACGAGGCGTTCCCCTATCCCGAACGCGACCCGGCGGATGAGAAGAAGCGCCTGATCACCGGCTCGCCCTCCCACCCGTTGGAGCTGGATCACCACCTGTTCGGCGGCCTGCGGGACTGGTCCAAGGGGACCCGCATTCTGGTGGCGGGCGGCGGCACGGGTGATGCGCTTATTCAACTTGCACAAGTGCTGACAAGTGCCCGGAAAGACTATGAAATCACCTATATCGACCTGTCGGAAGCCTCGCGTGAGATCGCCGAGGCGCGGGCGCGGGTGCGGGGGCTGAAGAATATCACCTTCGTCACCGGCAGCCTGCTGGATGCGGGCCACTATGGTCCCTTCGACTACATTGATTGCTGTGGCGTGCTGCATCACCTGCCCGAGCCGCAGACGGGGTTTGACGCATTGGCATCCGCGCTTGCGCCCGGCGGCGGGCTGGGCCTGATGGTCTACGCGCCCTACGGCCGCGCCGGGGTCTACCCGCTGCAACAGGCATTCGGCGCGCTGACCGCCGGGCTGTCGCCCAAGGCGCAGCTGGATGCGGCCAAGGTGATGTTTGATAAATTGCCCGACGGCCACCCGTTCAAACGCAACCCGCATCTGGTGGACCACAAACAAAGCGACGCGGGCTTCTACGACCTGCTGCTGCATTCCCAGGACCGCCCGTACCGCATTGACGAGCTGGCTCAGACACTGGGGCAGGCGGGGTTGCAGATCGTGGGCGTGCCGCAGCCCTATCTTTATGATCTGGAACGGTTTTCCGAGCGCGGTGATCTGACCGGGATCGAGGCGATGGCGCTGGCCGAAAAGCTCGACGGGACGATCAAGACGCATGTGGTCTACGCCGCCGGGTCGGAGCCTCCGACACCCGGCGCGACCAACGAGGCGGTGCCGCATCTGCGCGGGGTCGCGGGGCCAGCGCTCGCCAAGCGCGTGGCGGCGGGCGGGGCCGTGCCGGTGACGCTGAACGGGGTGAAGCATGAGGTCCAACTGCCGAAAGCCTCTGCCGCGATCCTGGCGGGGATCGATGGGCGGCGCGATACTGCGGCGCTGAAGAAGGGCTGCGGGCTTGACGGGCTGGGCTGGGCCGCGACATGGCCTCAAACCACCCGCATGTTGGATCAGTTCGGATTGCTGCTCTATTCCCGCCTGTTGGCGTAA
- a CDS encoding histidine phosphatase family protein: protein MTYPELLILRHGETEWNLEGRMQGHLDSPLTARGRAQARRQGEILSGFDLGAFTLMSSPLGRTRATAQIVLPEAALARLSTDARLREIDVGDWAGQIRAKLTPSRITEFTPDGALAKYDSAPGGEGFEGLAARCAALLDALEGPHLMITHGVTSRMLRALYMGLPPRSLGELPGGQGVVFHMVRGHQIRLE, encoded by the coding sequence ATGACCTATCCAGAGCTTCTGATCCTGCGCCATGGCGAGACCGAATGGAATCTCGAGGGCCGGATGCAGGGCCATCTGGACAGCCCCTTGACCGCGCGCGGACGAGCGCAGGCGCGCAGGCAGGGTGAAATCCTATCCGGCTTTGACCTGGGGGCTTTCACGCTGATGAGCAGCCCGTTGGGGCGCACCCGGGCCACGGCGCAGATCGTGTTGCCGGAGGCGGCTCTGGCGCGCTTGAGCACCGATGCGCGCCTGCGTGAGATCGACGTCGGAGACTGGGCCGGGCAAATCCGCGCCAAGTTGACCCCCAGCCGGATCACCGAATTTACCCCGGATGGGGCGCTTGCGAAGTATGATAGCGCGCCGGGCGGCGAAGGGTTCGAAGGGCTGGCCGCGCGCTGCGCAGCTCTGCTTGACGCGCTTGAGGGTCCGCATCTGATGATCACCCATGGGGTGACCAGCCGCATGCTGCGCGCGCTCTATATGGGACTTCCGCCGCGCAGTCTGGGGGAATTGCCGGGCGGGCAGGGGGTTGTGTTCCACATGGTGCGCGGGCACCAAATCCGGCTCGAATAG
- a CDS encoding heme-dependent oxidative N-demethylase family protein — protein MEPILQSALPQAPWMEERTRRLPGVVPLAYADWLQVDDAYGAQLAYKAQLLRDRRETVLQMRADALPAAQELLELALAHAPEGIADAPIDRDAPLETLSRLFQEDFVILQKQGDRHILTAALLCFPASWSLAEKFGKPLTAIHDPVPEYDAAIARSVERMFTVLRPEQPLMRMNALVYADPDLHHPQRGSDIKRAAGHRGFIRSERQCMVRLPTTGAAMFSIHTYLVREADLTPAQADSLAAHPIIHEGF, from the coding sequence ATGGAGCCGATTTTGCAATCCGCGCTGCCGCAAGCGCCCTGGATGGAAGAGCGCACCCGCCGCCTGCCGGGGGTGGTGCCGCTGGCCTATGCCGACTGGCTGCAGGTGGATGACGCCTACGGGGCGCAGCTGGCCTACAAGGCGCAGCTTTTGCGGGACCGGCGCGAGACGGTGCTGCAGATGCGCGCGGACGCCTTGCCTGCCGCGCAGGAGCTGTTGGAGCTGGCGTTGGCCCACGCGCCCGAGGGCATTGCGGATGCGCCGATTGACCGGGACGCGCCGCTGGAGACGCTCTCGCGGCTGTTCCAGGAAGATTTCGTGATCCTGCAAAAGCAGGGCGATCGCCACATCCTGACGGCGGCGCTTTTGTGCTTCCCGGCCTCGTGGTCGCTGGCGGAGAAGTTCGGCAAGCCGCTCACCGCGATCCACGACCCGGTGCCGGAATATGACGCCGCCATCGCGCGCTCGGTCGAGCGAATGTTTACCGTCCTGCGCCCCGAGCAGCCGCTGATGCGGATGAATGCGCTGGTCTATGCCGATCCCGATCTGCATCACCCGCAGCGCGGCTCTGACATTAAGCGCGCGGCAGGCCATCGCGGCTTTATCCGGTCGGAGCGACAGTGCATGGTGCGCCTGCCCACGACCGGGGCGGCGATGTTCTCGATCCACACCTATCTGGTGCGCGAGGCCGATCTGACACCGGCGCAGGCGGACAGCCTTGCCGCGCATCCCATCATCCACGAGGGGTTCTGA
- a CDS encoding RcnB family protein, translated as MRAILISAITLTLAASPALAKDKPFKKNKLRGAQAQSHCPPGLAKKSPACVPPGLAKKQGLQRGDRYTGDGRILRDYGRFGLPRLDPGQSYYRLGDTIIAVDDDTRRVLDVIAVLSRVSN; from the coding sequence ATGCGCGCGATCCTCATCTCCGCAATCACCCTGACCCTTGCCGCAAGCCCGGCCTTGGCCAAGGACAAGCCCTTCAAGAAGAACAAGCTGCGTGGCGCACAGGCTCAATCCCACTGCCCACCGGGGCTCGCGAAGAAAAGCCCGGCCTGCGTGCCGCCCGGGCTGGCCAAAAAGCAAGGGCTCCAGCGCGGCGACCGCTACACCGGTGACGGGCGCATTTTGCGCGATTACGGGCGATTTGGCCTGCCCCGGCTCGACCCCGGTCAAAGCTACTACCGGCTTGGCGACACGATCATCGCCGTCGATGATGACACACGGCGCGTGCTGGATGTGATTGCGGTGCTGAGCCGGGTGAGCAACTAG
- a CDS encoding bifunctional alpha/beta hydrolase/OsmC family protein, whose protein sequence is MGMERITFEGHSGAALAARLDMPEGPHLATALFAHCFTCSKDIPAAKRISQRLAGMGIAVLRFDFTGLGHSEGEFENTTFSSNVQDLLLASEHLASIGKAPTLLIGHSLGGAAILKAAPQIESAKAVVTIGAPFDPGHVTHNFNDALDEISAKGVGEVNLGGRPVRIGRDFVENVAAENLADSIKGMKKSLLVLHAPLDKTVGVENATQIFMHAKHPKSFVTLCDADHLITRPQDAEYAAEVISAWASKYLDLRPPAPPIGAPEGVVRVTEADPDGFLQDVQAGPHHHVQADEPLAYGGTNKGMSPYGLLASGLGACTSMTIRMYARRKKWPLSGVRVDVTHNAVHAQDTDGLSRIDHFSRKIHLEGDLDPAQRARLMEIADRCPVHKTLETGARIETELVED, encoded by the coding sequence ATGGGCATGGAACGCATCACATTCGAAGGCCATTCCGGCGCCGCCCTGGCGGCTCGGCTCGACATGCCCGAAGGCCCGCATCTGGCCACCGCGCTGTTTGCGCATTGCTTCACCTGCTCCAAGGACATCCCCGCCGCCAAGCGCATCTCGCAGCGGCTCGCAGGCATGGGCATCGCGGTGCTGCGCTTTGATTTCACCGGGCTTGGCCATTCCGAAGGCGAGTTCGAGAACACGACCTTCAGCTCGAACGTACAGGACCTGCTGCTCGCGTCCGAGCATCTGGCGAGCATCGGCAAGGCCCCGACCCTGCTGATCGGGCATTCGCTGGGCGGGGCCGCGATCCTGAAGGCCGCGCCGCAGATCGAAAGCGCCAAGGCCGTCGTGACCATCGGCGCGCCGTTCGATCCCGGCCATGTGACGCATAATTTCAACGATGCGCTCGACGAGATTTCCGCCAAGGGCGTCGGCGAGGTTAATCTGGGCGGACGCCCGGTGCGCATTGGCCGCGATTTCGTCGAAAATGTCGCGGCGGAGAACCTCGCCGACAGCATCAAGGGCATGAAAAAATCGCTCCTCGTGCTCCACGCGCCTTTGGACAAGACCGTGGGTGTCGAGAACGCCACGCAGATCTTCATGCACGCCAAACATCCCAAAAGCTTCGTGACGCTGTGCGACGCGGACCATCTGATCACCCGCCCGCAGGACGCGGAATATGCCGCCGAGGTGATTAGCGCCTGGGCTTCCAAATATCTCGACCTGCGCCCGCCCGCACCGCCGATCGGTGCGCCGGAGGGCGTGGTTCGCGTGACCGAGGCTGATCCCGATGGCTTCCTGCAAGACGTGCAAGCGGGTCCCCATCACCATGTGCAGGCCGACGAGCCGCTGGCCTATGGCGGCACCAACAAGGGTATGTCGCCCTACGGGCTGCTGGCCTCGGGCCTTGGCGCGTGTACCTCGATGACAATCCGCATGTATGCGCGGCGCAAGAAGTGGCCCCTGTCCGGCGTGCGCGTCGACGTGACCCATAACGCGGTGCATGCGCAGGACACAGACGGTCTCTCGCGGATCGATCACTTCAGCCGCAAGATCCACCTCGAAGGGGATCTTGACCCCGCGCAGCGCGCGCGGCTGATGGAGATTGCCGACCGCTGCCCGGTGCACAAGACGCTGGAGACCGGGGCGCGGATCGAAACCGAGCTGGTCGAGGACTGA
- the dddP gene encoding dimethylsulfonioproprionate lyase DddP: protein MNTHYRDTRKIDPSKGAALPDGSPNDKDRVEIGPTLLAFREWEEAGFALPDLDAMREFRWKRLTQHIVDRDLGGLLMFDPLNIRYATDSTNMQLWNTHNPFRAVLLCADGYMVIWDYKNAPFLSEFNPLVRERRSGASMFYFSTGDKTDAAADSFTAQVEELMRAHAGDNKRLAVDKIMVAGLRALEARGFEVHEGEEVTEMSRSIKGPDEILAMRLACHSCEAAMYVMEDFARTEIPKGGVSEDDVWAVLHAENIKRGGEWIETRLLASGPRTNPWFQECGPRECQDNEILAFDTDLIGPYGICCDISRTWWIGDDAPRPDMIEAMKHSVEHIETNKQMLRPGISIDELVAGTHVLHDKYQQQKYSCLMHGVGLCDEWPLVAYPDKHVKGAWDHVLQPGMTLCVEALVGEVGGDFSIKLEDQVLITEDGYEDLTFYPMDPRLMGIS, encoded by the coding sequence ATGAACACACATTACCGCGACACGCGAAAGATCGACCCCAGCAAGGGCGCGGCGCTGCCCGATGGTAGCCCGAACGACAAGGACCGGGTGGAGATCGGCCCGACCCTGCTGGCCTTCCGCGAATGGGAAGAGGCGGGCTTCGCCCTGCCCGATCTCGACGCGATGCGGGAGTTTCGCTGGAAGCGCCTGACCCAGCATATCGTCGACCGCGATCTGGGCGGGCTGCTGATGTTCGACCCTCTCAACATCCGCTACGCCACCGACAGCACGAACATGCAGCTATGGAACACCCACAACCCGTTCCGGGCCGTGCTGCTGTGCGCCGATGGCTACATGGTGATCTGGGATTACAAAAACGCGCCGTTCCTGTCGGAATTCAACCCGCTGGTGCGCGAGCGCCGCTCGGGGGCGTCGATGTTCTACTTCTCGACCGGCGACAAAACCGACGCGGCGGCCGATAGCTTCACAGCGCAGGTGGAAGAGCTGATGCGCGCCCATGCGGGCGACAACAAACGCCTCGCCGTGGACAAGATCATGGTCGCGGGCCTGCGCGCGCTGGAAGCCCGCGGCTTCGAGGTACACGAGGGCGAGGAAGTGACCGAGATGTCCCGCTCCATCAAAGGCCCCGACGAGATCCTCGCCATGCGGCTCGCCTGCCATTCCTGCGAGGCGGCGATGTATGTGATGGAAGACTTCGCCCGCACCGAGATCCCCAAGGGCGGCGTCAGCGAAGATGACGTCTGGGCGGTGCTCCATGCCGAGAATATCAAGCGTGGCGGCGAGTGGATCGAGACGCGGCTGCTGGCTTCTGGCCCGCGCACGAACCCGTGGTTTCAGGAATGCGGCCCGCGGGAGTGCCAGGACAACGAAATCCTGGCCTTTGACACCGATCTGATCGGCCCCTACGGCATCTGTTGCGACATCTCGCGGACCTGGTGGATTGGCGACGACGCCCCGCGCCCCGACATGATCGAGGCGATGAAGCATTCGGTCGAGCATATCGAGACCAACAAGCAGATGCTGCGCCCCGGCATCAGCATCGACGAGCTGGTCGCGGGCACCCATGTGCTGCATGACAAGTACCAACAGCAGAAATACAGCTGCCTGATGCATGGTGTCGGCCTGTGCGATGAGTGGCCGCTGGTGGCCTACCCCGACAAGCATGTCAAAGGTGCGTGGGACCATGTGCTGCAGCCCGGCATGACGCTGTGTGTCGAGGCGCTGGTGGGCGAAGTCGGCGGCGACTTCTCGATCAAGCTGGAGGATCAGGTGCTGATCACCGAGGACGGCTACGAGGACCTGACGTTTTATCCGATGGACCCGCGGCTGATGGGCATAAGCTGA
- a CDS encoding HU family DNA-binding protein has protein sequence MATKPTTKTKTKRSKTLAASKTPTAAAKTAPKAKVVATKAPATAPDVPGMDPLTKKELVERMVAQSGMKKGDARRALEATMGVIAGALREGRDMNLPPLGKIKIARSKETPNGKLVVLRAKLKEPGGAAPKDPLAEAAE, from the coding sequence ATGGCCACCAAACCGACCACCAAGACCAAAACGAAGCGCTCCAAGACGCTGGCCGCAAGCAAGACGCCGACCGCAGCGGCCAAGACCGCGCCGAAGGCGAAGGTTGTCGCGACGAAAGCACCTGCGACGGCGCCGGACGTGCCGGGGATGGACCCGCTGACCAAGAAAGAGCTGGTCGAACGCATGGTGGCCCAGAGCGGCATGAAAAAGGGCGACGCCCGCCGCGCGCTGGAAGCGACGATGGGGGTGATCGCCGGGGCGCTGCGCGAAGGGCGCGACATGAACCTTCCGCCCTTGGGCAAGATCAAGATCGCCCGCAGCAAGGAGACGCCCAATGGCAAGCTCGTTGTGCTGCGCGCCAAGCTGAAAGAGCCGGGCGGGGCGGCGCCAAAAGACCCTCTTGCAGAGGCCGCCGAGTAA